The genomic segment ATTATTCTAAGCGACCGAATGCCTCTCAGATTGATTTGGACGGGCCTGCGGAGGATTAGGGTGTCAATGTTTCTATACCTACTCTTGGTGGTGGGTTTACTCCTAAGGAGATGGTTTGTCGGTCCCTGAGAATACGATTACGAATATTAACTTGAGGAATTTAAAGGATAACCAAAATGCCCAATTCACCTAGATTTTTCAAGAGATTAATAATCTCAAAGAGAAGGCCAATCCACCTAATGGGGACCTCGACAGTACTAGGTCTCGAATACGCATACCCTGGCTAATGGTATTAAAGACCTTAAGGAGGAACATGAAGAGCACATTAAGGCTTTGGAAAATGACTTATAAACATCAGCATAGTTTGAGTGTGGTGGTGGAGGTGAGTATGTCTGCCATGAACAATACTAGCATTGGTCTACGTAGACTCAATGAATAGGCTGAAGTTCTTCATTATATTTCTCAGGGCAAGTGCCCCACTGGTAGCACTGAGATGGTGAAGAAAGATAAGGTTGTGAATGCTGGTACCTGTAAGAAACTTAGGGCTCCCTCAGAGGATGTGGATGCGGATCTGGATACGAAAGAGAAGCCCCTACTTGGTCGAGCGACGAGGCTCCATAGAAAAGATAAGGGTGTGACCCGTGTTGACAACATCATTAAGAAAGTTCAGAAAATCAATGAGGATGTCATTCAGAAGAATGACAAATTGGTCAAAGTGTTGTAGTTTTGTTATGTAGAAATTCTGTATTGTTCTTGTCTGTTGTTCTATGGGGCTGCTTTTCCCTGGTTTTTATGGGTTGGTTCGCATCTGTTTTTTTGTTGGGTCCTTGAAGGTCGAGtttttatgataatattacaataatactaatacaatttacatgatttgtatagtttatttctatttgaaaataaaaaattattctattctatttacattttcaccataaattacttgaactatttaaacaaataggtttctattcaataatattattattatatataatacattaacagaataataagtaaataacttaaaacccactaacatagtcattttaaCACATACAAACATAGTAAATTTTGAAGTGTCTATAAAACCCATACAACTTTTTTAGGGTTTCGGAATTACTAGATGGTTTGATTTAGACAAATGGAAACATAAAGGTTGAGTGTACTTAGTAATTAAAAAAGGTCCCACCATTCACTTATCATGGGAAACCGTGCAACAACTAAATTGTAtagaaataaaaaacaagaaaataatgacATTTATGAATTATTAAAGAGGCACACGGAACAAGTGGCAGGAACCCTAAAATTTAGATTGTGAGAGCTCAAATATTTGAGAGTACTATGTTTGCATTAATGGAGGAGTAGAATTTTCGAAAAAATCTCATCTGATCGTGACTGCAAGAGGAGAGATAGTGGTAAAATGAGAAGATCGAGAGATGATGGGCAGTGCACACATtctgacaaaaaatgaagaataaaaCTAATGGACAGCGGGCAGCTCCAATATTCCCAATCGTCTTGCAATGCTGTCTCCTTTACTCACAATCGTTGATGCCCAAAAACAGCTCATCCAATTCATATAAGAGACGCCTTCGGCATAATAAATTCATGTACTATTTTCCCTCTTCTATAATTTCTCTCATATGAAGCATGCAATCAccatttctaaataaagcttttatATGATAGGATGTGGTAGTATCAATATACCATAGGGCACTACGTCACAGAAccttttgcacatgaagataccccTAAACTTActactcattttcatatttcttaatcTTCTAGATTGTTAAATAGGTTCACGTATTTTATTGATGTCTATTTAATTCTTGAGATATAAGCTACTCACTATacataatttctctattttttaggcTCTCATGAAGGATTCAAATGTAAAGAATGAGTATCACATGCTAGTATGTGCCAAGGTCCATTACTCTATCTATATTAACTATTATTTGACGTCCAAGCATCTAATTTAAACGATATATTCCACATTCCATATGCTTTGAGATGTATTACTATTTTAGGATTCACATGCACGTCAATGTATGGTCAAAACAtaatggtaaaatattttaatctagTCAAACTATCCTTAGTTTTGGGTATATTATTAGAGGATGGATTAATTCAACCATATATCAAGAAATGatgcaatcttgtcgaaatcttggcCCATTCTCTAATTAGCCACCCTTATTAATTTACATACACCCCCTTATATTCTATCTTATCCCGTGGATTCATGCACACATTCGTATGTATCACATTTATTATTAGATTATTCTCCATCCACACCTCAATGTCTAGGCATTTATTCTCTACATAAGTATTAGCCTTTTTTCTGTTATTGGTCAATAATGGGGCGTCCAATCAATATTGCACCATACAATACTGACCCTTGAGATTTAGCAATTTAAATTCGAATTTTTTAACTCCAAACCTTTTATTCTATCATAATTACATTTAGTACCTGTTTTATGTGATTTATTGAACATTTTGGTTTTTGAAAGAATTCAATGTGCATTTATTTAACATGCAGTCGCTTTGAGAATTCATTGAATACGAATTTGCATAAATGAAACATTTATCATAGAAACGCTTTTGGTTGGAGCACCAAGATGAATCTATCtccatcaaagttttcatcttgggaAATTTGCATGCTTCTTTTCCATTTACCTAAATTGGCCAGGCTCGTGAAGCCGACCATTCCGAAGGATAACCTAGGAGAACTTGACCCTAGTGATCTACCAGGCTCCCTAATGTGATTTTAACTATTGCGAATACTTGACAATTAGTGAAGAGTTAACTTCAAGGTAAATTGACGAAAAGTGAGATTTATTAGATCAAATGTTAGGGAAGAATTTATATTCACACATATAGAACTTACGCATATCTATGGATTTGACATAAAACAATCGTGGACATGGGGAGTGATCCCTAGTTGACATGACTTTCATGCTTATCACTGATACAACTACATACCCAATTCTTAAAAGAtggattcttaaattcaatttagatgatttatatacTTGCATGTTCAACCACATAGATTACGCTAACTTTTATCTACTTTTTCCTTCTGGTATAAATCCTTGAGCAAAACGTTATGATAGGATATGGCAATGTGAATATATAATAGAACATTGCATATAACACTTCTGCACAAGTAAAATTGAGAAATAAGATAAATAAGAacgagaataaaaataaaattcaatttagatgatttatatatgtGGATGTTCAACCACATAGATTACATTAACTTTCATGTACTTTTTCTTTCTGGTATAAATCCTTGAATAGAACTTTATGATAGGATACGGTAATGTGAATACATAATAGAGCATTGAATATAACAGTTTTGTACAAGTAAAATCTCTAAATCTTAAAAATGAATAAACTAATTAGAGCAAAATTTAAGAATGAGATAAACAAGAATGAGAATAAGTTGGAAAGCCGGATAAACCGACTAAGAATAATTATGTgtaaactaattttaaatatttttagaaaactaACCCTCCGGTTACAACACGTTTTGGAATTTCGATCTGAATGGGTCCACAAAATTCAATGGGAAGAGGGAACTGGATTACGAGTTAAGTGTACGGAAATACTTAGTGAAGGTATGGACAGAAAAAAATACGATTCACTTCGAATTGCAGCAGTCTATTCTACTTCTAGAACAATTCCAGGCGGGCAGAGATAGAgaaggggaaattaaataaattcgtCTATCCTTCTAAGAGGATCGATATTGTTATGTGGACACGTCGGGGAATCTGTTGATTTTGATTTAAGGCTCCTTCTCACTCTCTCTGTGTATATATATTGCATGGAGTGGAGTAGATGAGAGCAGAAAAAGGTTTCGAGgtttagaaaagaaaaagagaaatggagCGTTCAAAGCTGTTGGGTTTTGTGGTCTTGATATGCTTTACTATTCCAACGATATCATGTTCTTCGGACAGACTGTTTAGTGGTTGGCCGAAGTCTAGCAGcgatgaaaatgtaaaaataaggGTGAATATGACGCGCAGATCAGAGAGAGAGTTGGGTTTTTCTGAGAGATTGGGTTTGGCTGTGGATCGAAGTAAGAAGCGAATGAAGAAGATAGAGGCATTGATAAGAGGGCAATTAGACGCTGAAACGCCCGTTGAAGTAGGGGATGGAGAATTTCTGATGAGCGTTGCACTGGGAACGCCCTCTGTGAGCTTCGAAGCGATTGTGGACACGGGGAGCGATCTGATTTGGACTCAGTGCAAGCCTTGCAAGGACTGCTTCTCTCAGCCTACGCCAATCTTCGACCCCTCCAAGTCCCCCACATTTTCCACAATTCCCTGCGGTGATTCTCTTTGTGACGCCTTGGGGAGTACGCAAACCGGATGCAATCCAGATTGTACCTTTATGTATCAGTATGGCGATGGTTCCTTCACCAGCGGCGACCTGGCTTACGAGACATTGTCAATTGGGAGCAGCAAGGTTAAAGGCATTGcatttggatgcgggcatgacaacGAAGGACAAGGATTCTCTCAGGGTGGTGGCCTTGTGGGACTGGGAAGAGGTGGTCTCTCCCTTATCTCACAGCTGGGTTCCAAAGCAGAGAACATGTTCTCTTACTGTCTTTTGCCCATCACCGACTCTTCTTCACAAACCAGCCCCCTCTTTTTCGGCGAGGGTGCTTCCTTGAGCGGAGGAGCCAAGACTCTCCCACTCATCAAGAGCAGTATCATTCCCACTTTCTGGTACATTCCTATTACAGGAATcaccctcaatggtaaggcactagATATTCCTCCTGGAACTTTCGATCTGCAATCGGACGGCAGCGGAGGTATGATCATCGACTCCGGAACCACTGTTACCATCCTGGACCAGGCTGCCTACTCTCCTCTTAAGGAAGCAATTCAGTCCGCCATTGATCTCACTCCTGTAGACGGCTCTTCTACAGGTTTGGATCTTTGTTACCACACATCATCCGCTCACCTCACCTTGCCAACCCTCGTCTTCAACTTCAAAGGCGGCGTGGATTACGAGCTTCCGGCAGACAACTTTTTCATTCAGGCATCTGAAAATCTCTTGTGCCTGGCAATGTTGGGTGAACCATCGGGGAATCCTTCCATCTTCGGAAACATACAGCAGCAAAACTTCCATATCCTTTACAACAATGCTCAGAACACGCTCTCTTTCAAGCCCACTAAGTGTGATTCTCTTTaaatcatcatctccctcttctaattcttcttcttctctttttctgtcTCTCTCATTTCCTCTTCCTCTGTCCTTCGAATGCAATATGTGATCTCGTCTCCTGCGTCTGCCTATTGCACTGTCCGATATGCGAATCATGTAAATTTTCATCTTCGTAGCTGCTTATTTTCAGTAAAATTGTTTGGCCCCTGTTGTTCTCGGGGACCTTCATTTATGGTTCCTTATGATATGCTACACTATGTGTGTTATtttggcatggaaatgaaggtgcgatAATTGATTATCAAAATATAAATTGCGAGTTAAAACAACGACAAgagaatttatataattataaagcaTTTGTAATGGTCTTATCTTTTCTTCAAGTCTTAAgtgtaaaataaattattgtatgCCTATGAATATTTTTAATGGTATTTAACTTTAAGATCCGTGTCTGTGATTTATACATTCAAATAATACTTATTTTCAATCATGTCCGCATTTCACATTACTAAGATCAAACGCAATTTAATGTAGCCTATATATAAGGTAAGGTTGTTGCTAAGAAGGTCTCTCTAATTTTCTCACAATTACTATTGTATAATTTTCTACTAGAGAAGACGAGTTCTCGAGAATTAAGAATATCATTTTGGAGCCTTTGCAATTTATTTAAAAGTGCTAATATTTAAGGCTATGCCTATATCACGATTCACGATTACCTATCAGCGCTTTATAGTGCATTCGATGACATCTTACACAAATCTTATATAGAAAACTTATTGATGGTGAATCGGGGCCTCTCATTTGAAAGGTTGCTACTACACTACAACGCACCttagataataaaattaaattatgtaatgtatttGTGCTTCAGAGTATGGATGTTAGACCACACATCAATTTTCAGCCATTGATAATGTGACATGATTACTTGTTTTCAACATTTTAATAGGATTGCATTAGGTTTTGGAACTTTTTTTCGTgacctaaaaaattaaaatattagtggACTACAACATAATAACACAATTATTGAGAAAAGTTTTGATTGCCTACAAAAAATCATAGTATCTTCACTCTTTCACCTTGTAAATCCTAACATGTTAATTTCAATTTCACATGATCTATGTTGCAGTGTCTACTTACGTATTATTATAGTCCAATGAACACAAAGGATACTAAAATCAATTATTTGAGAGAGTTGACACTTATTAGATTTTTAGATAGCCAAAAAACTTCTCAGATGAATAAAATATTGGTTGAGATAATTCTTAAatagatattattatatttatttaaataaacaataatttcttaaaaaatatccttaatatagagggagagagaactaATTATATATTCCAAGGAAAAAGTATTCGTAGTATTACATAGTTTACAATTGATAAAGCATTAACAAGTAAGAAACAcacaatgaataataaataaaacatataaatttaaaataattattaaatcaacCTCATACTTATTTCACCTTGACAATGCAAGGAGGGTAAGAGGAGGGATGGCGGCCCAATATGCTATTCATATAGTTTCTAAGGGCATTGGACAACATCTAAACTAACATCTTagcttatattttcttagtttatccAATTGGGCGATGAAGGTGAAGAGTGGAGtgcatttacatttgattaaattcttgttctaatttcattcttattatttatttattatcttgtaAAACTATTGTGCTAACTAGATAATGTGCAacctttgttaaggatttttccatctccctcgaccctatcaaccacctaaggtgagatgcatttagagcTACAAGCGATATAAAAAATTCTATGTTTCTCAATGCTCGACAATGTATGTCACACGAGGATAATATTAGGAAGTTTTAGATTGAACCAGTTTAAACAGagcctcctcttttctttttttattttattttggtaattactcCTTCAGCAAGGCATTTAACTAGCTACAATTGCTTTGTatccattaatttactattttgggtcatgaaaataatgtattctagtataatgccatttcatttttctttacttattattattattattatttttctatcgaagattcttgttgcaacggatatagatgctggaaaatatttatttattattcaatgtatagctagaaaggaagaaggatcattCAATTGGGAAAGGGATAATTTTACACTCTTAACTTAAATACAATAGAGCACTACAATTATTCGGTTGGTTTACTTTTTTATGGAAGCACTCCTTATAAATCATGTATCATAGTAGAGATGTCGACATTTGAATAATTGGCCGGCACAGGCCAAACCTAATCCCAACTAACTCTTCCATCATATTGCACACGTAGACTACTTTCATATACCGTCCTAAAGAATCCCATCTCAAAGCACATAGAGGTACCATGTTTCGAGAAGTCCAATGGGAAAGTTGATCTTAGCACTCacttgacaacatttactactttatctattggcttgattcttgaggattctcttcctgcaaaaatctttttcatttcattgaaacaaatgacattggattgatttttccctttatctattaattcaataaactctttctcatatcttgttaatcaatttttataacgtttaaaaaaaaatattggacctaAAGTAACATTAATTGATGGTGCAGCGAAGGGGAATCCCGGACCTGCTGGATATGGGGGAGTGGTGCGTGATAATAATGGCAGGATGGTCTCGATGGTGGCCCTCTCTTTGGGTACCTAGACAAACCACTTTAGTGAGGCCTTCACAACgtataccaatatcaaattggccaaagagaaaggtttgagaagggtcttcttggagtgtgactccctaaacatcattaATTGTTTAACAACTTCCTCCTCCCCTAGTTGGTCGATTAAACATATTAttgaagatagcctaatgcttctCAGGGGATTCTACGAATTTACCATTTCACATGTCTATCGTGAAGGTAATAAGGTTGCCGATATTTAGGCCAACATTGGGGCCGACTTGCCAAGTAGGAAAGTTTGGAACATTTATGATCGGATCCCAGAGGATCTTCTTAACCTACTCCGTAATGATCATGATGCGTGCGAAGCTCAAGGGGCTTTCGGAAATGATGGAGAATGACGTCTTCCAAAGTGTCCTGGGCAAGACTTCTTCTATGAGGGGAAAGTCAAACTTTCTGGTggcgtttttgattgtttttgtttagctcaactctgtttgtgttgcaggttgttgagAATCGGTATTTTCCAAGATTGGGGGAGATAGGAACCGTTTGGAGCCCATAgtctatgaaaaatgatgaaataaggaaGCAGTATGCAAAGAACTTTCGATAAGTGTTTTTACTAGTTATATCGAGACGCTTCATGGTGCGGATGCCCTTGTTACCGAGGCCTTTGTTCATGGGTGGAAGTATGGTGTGCTCTGTGTCTATGGTATGGAGCTGGAGGTTGATGAGGAGATGGTGGATAAGGTGTCCAACATGCTATTCATATAGTTTCTAAGGGCATTGGACAACATCTAAACTAGTAGCTTagcttatattttcttagtttattcaattgggcgacgaaggtgatgagtggagtgcatttacacttgattaaattcttgttctaatttcattcttattatttatttattatcttttaaaaCTATTGTGCTTACTAGATAATGTGCAGCCTTTGTaaaggatttttccatctccatTGACCCGATTAACCACCTAAGGTGAGATGCATTTAGATctacaatgatataaaaaattcttTCTTAGTGCTTGGCAATGTATGCCACATGAGGATACTATTAGGAAGTTTTAAATTGAACCAGTTTAAACAtagtctcctcttttctcttttttcttttattttggtaattactcCTTCAGCAAGGCATTTAACTAGCTCCAATCGCTTAGTatccattaatttactattttgggtcatgaaaataatgtattctagtataatgccatttcatttttctttacttattattattatttttctatcgaagattcttgtcgcaacggatatagatgctggaaaatacttatttattattcaatgtatagctagaaaggaagaaggatcattCAATTGGGAAAGGGATAATTTTACACTCTTAACTTAAATACAATAGAGCACTACAATTATTCAGTTGGTTTATTTTTTTATGGAAATAATCCTTATAAATTATGTATCGTAGTAGAGATTTGGACATCTGAATAATTGGCCAGCACAAGCCAAACCTAATCCCAACTAACTCTTCCACCATATTGCACACGTGGACTACTTTCATATACCGTCCTAAAGAATCCCATCTCAAAGAAAACAGAGGTACCATGTTTTGAGAAGTCCAATGGGAAAGTTGATCTTAGCACTCacttgacaacatttactacttTATCTATTGTCTTGATTCTTGATGATGCTCTTCCTGcaaaaatattttccatttcattgaaagaaatgacattggattgatttctctctctatctattaattcaataaactctttctcatatcttgttaatcaatttttataacatttaaaaaaaatattggacctaAAGTAACATTAATTGATGGTGTGGCGAATGGGAATCCCAGACCTGCTGGATGTGGGGAAGTGGTGCGTGATAACAATGGCAGGATGGTCTCGACAATGGCCCTCTCTTTGGGTACCCAGACAAATCACTTTAATGAGGCCTTCACAATttataccaatatcaaattggccaaagagaaaggtttgagaagggtctggttggagtgtgactccctaaacatcattGTTTAACGACTTCCTCCTCTCCTATTTGGTTGATTAAACATATTATTCAAGATAGCCTAATTCCTCTCAGGGGCTTCTGTGAATTTAACATTTCACATGTCTACcatgaaggtaataaggttgcgGATATTTAGGCCAACATTGGGGCCGACTTGGCAAGTAGGAAACTTTGGAACATTTATGATAAGATCCCAGTGGATCTTCTTAACCTACTCCGTAATGATTATGATGCTTGCGAAGCTCAAGGGGCTTTtggaaatgatggagaatgacATCTTCCAAAGTGTCGTGGGCAAGACTTCTTTTATGAGGGGAAAGACGAACTTTCTGGtggcttttttaattgtttttatatggtttatgtcaactctgtttgtgttgcaggttgttgagAATTAGTATTTTTTAATATTAGGGGAGATAGGAACCGTTTGGATCCCATAGTCTGCGAAAAATGACGAAATAAGGAAGCAGTATGGAAAGAACTTTCGGTAGGAGTTTTGACTAGTTATATCGAGATGCTTCATGGTGTGGATGCCCTTGTTACTGAGGCCTTTCTTAATGGGTGGAAGGATGGTTTTATCTGTGTCTATGGTATGGAGCTGGAGGTTAATGAGGAGATGGTGGCTAAGGTGTCCAAAATTCTGAACAAGGGCACCAAATTCTACAAGCATAAGAAATGTGCGATGGTGGCGATGAAAACCTTTTTCCCGCCGAAGGAAAGGGAGAAGGTGAGAAAGAATAATAATGTTGGGTGGGAGAAAAAATCACTTTCAAAGCCATGGTACGAGGTCTCAGAGGTTATCGTGCGCCGCCTCACCGTTGATGGTAAATTCTGTAGCTTACTTAGCTATCACTTTGTCATTATTAATCATTTTCGGCATCACAAGTGCATTTCCTTGGCCTTTTATTTGGTCTCATCATTGAATAATAGCATTAGGGCTCACGAGAAATGTGCATCCTCCCTTGTTCTCCATGAGGGCTTATTCCCGTTGATTATGAAGTATGCCAAGACTATCAATGTCGAGAGGAATACGAGTGCTAAAACTGGTATAGAATACAAGAAGAATGTCCATATTCATTATGGGGAAATCTCTTCTGATGAAGAGGTGGACTTCGATGGGAACGAAGTCTTTCACATTTATAACAAACAAGGACCCTCATCGTCTAAAATCCCTAACCGTACTagcagaaaataaattattttatctaaCGAGGAGGATGACCCTGAACATGTCCCTAATTCGGTGGACGGTAGTTCTGATGTGAAGGTTAAAAGAGTGGCCAGCGTTTCTATGTCAAGAGCTATTGACAAAACCAAAGTATTTAACAATGTCAACGAGAATTATTCTAAGCGACCGAATGCCTCTCAGATTGATTTGGACGGGCCTGCGGAGGATTAGGGTGTCAATGTTTCTATACCTACTCTTGGTGGTGGGTTTACTCCTAAGGAGATGGTTTGTCGGTCCCTGAGAATACGATTACGAATATTAACTTGAGGAATTTAAAGGATAACCAAAATGCCCAATTCACCTAGATTTTTCAAGAGATTAATAATCTCAAAGAGAAGGCCAATCCACCTAATGGGGACCTCGACAGTACTAGGTCTCGAATACGCATACCCTGGCTAATGGTATTAAAGACCTTAAGGAGGAACATGAAGAGCACATTAAGGCTTTGGAAAATGACTTATAAACATCAGCATAGTTTGAGTGTGGTGGTGGAGGTGAGTATGTCTGCCATGAACAATACTAGCATTGGTCTACGTAGACTCAATGAATAGGCTGAAGTTCTTCATTATATTTCTCAGGGCAAGTGCCCCACTGGTAGCACTGAGATGGTGAAGAAAGATAAGGTTGTGAATGCTGGTACCTGTAAGAAACTTAGGGCTCCCTCAGAGGATGTGGATGCGGATCTGGATACGAAAGAGAAGCCCCTACTTGGTCGAGCGACGAGGCTCCATAGAAAAGATAAGGGTGTGACCCGTGTTGACAACATCATTAAGAAAGTTCAGAAAATCAATGAGGATGTCATTCAGAAGAATGACAAATTGGTCAAAGTGTTGTAGTTTTGTTATGTAGAAATTCTGTATTGTTCTTGTCTGTTGTTCTATGGGGCTGCTTTTCCCTGGTTTTTATGGGTTGGTTCGCATCTGTTTTTTTGTTGGGTCCTTGAAGGTCGAGtttttatgataatattacaataatactaatacaatttacatgatttgtatagtttatttctatttgaaaataaaaaattattctattctatttacattttcaccataaattacttgaactatttaaacaaataggtttctattcaataatattattattatatataatacattaacagaataataagtaaataacttaaaacccactaacatagtcattttaaCACATACAAACATAGTAAATTTTGAAGTGTCTATAAAACCCATACAACTTTTTTAGGGTTTCGGAATTACTAGATGGTTTGATTTAGACAAATGGAAACATAAAGGTTGAGTGTACTTAGTAATTAAAAAAGGTCCCACCATTCACTTATCATGGGAAACCGTGCAACAACTAAATTGTAtagaaataaaaaacaagaaaataatgacATTTATGAATTATTAAAGAGGCACACGGAACAAGTGGCAGGAACCCTAAAATTTAGATTGTGAGAGCTCAAATATTTGAGAGTACTATGTTTGCATTAATGGAGGAGTAGAATTTTCGAAAAAATCTCATCTGATCGTGACTGCAAGAGGAGAGATAGTGGTAAAATGAGAAGATCGAGAGATGATGGGCAGTGCACACATtctgacaaaaaatgaagaataaaaCTAATGGACAGCGGGCAGCTCCAATATTCCCAATCGTCTTGCAATGCTGTCTCCTTTACTCACAATCGTTGATGCCCAAAAACAGCTCATCCAATTCATATAAGAGACGCCTTCGGCATAATAAATTCATGTACTATTTTCCCTCTTCTATAATTTCTCTCATATGAAGCATGCAATCAccatttctaaataaagcttttatATGATAGGATGTGGTAGTATCAATATACCATAGGGCACTACGTCACAGAAccttttgcacatgaagataccccTAAACTTActactcattttcatatttcttaatcTTCTAGATTGTTAAATAGGTTCACGTATTTTATTGATGTCTATTTAATTCTTGAGATATAAGCTACTCACTATacataatttctctattttttaggcTCTCATGAAGGATTCAAATGTAAAGAATGAGTATCACATGCTAGTATGTGCCAAGGTCCATTACTCTATCTATATTAACTATTATTTGACGTCCAAGAATCTAATTTAAACGATATATTCCACATTCCATATGCTTTGAGATGTATTACTATTTTAGGATTCACATGCACGTCAATGTATGGTCAAAACAtaatggtaaaatattttaatctagTCAAACTATCCTTAGTT from the Cryptomeria japonica unplaced genomic scaffold, Sugi_1.0 HiC_scaffold_396, whole genome shotgun sequence genome contains:
- the LOC131871339 gene encoding aspartic proteinase nepenthesin-1-like, with the protein product MERSKLLGFVVLICFTIPTISCSSDRLFSGWPKSSSDENVKIRVNMTRRSERELGFSERLGLAVDRSKKRMKKIEALIRGQLDAETPVEVGDGEFLMSVALGTPSVSFEAIVDTGSDLIWTQCKPCKDCFSQPTPIFDPSKSPTFSTIPCGDSLCDALGSTQTGCNPDCTFMYQYGDGSFTSGDLAYETLSIGSSKVKGIAFGCGHDNEGQGFSQGGGLVGLGRGGLSLISQLGSKAENMFSYCLLPITDSSSQTSPLFFGEGASLSGGAKTLPLIKSSIIPTFWYIPITGITLNGKALDIPPGTFDLQSDGSGGMIIDSGTTVTILDQAAYSPLKEAIQSAIDLTPVDGSSTGLDLCYHTSSAHLTLPTLVFNFKGGVDYELPADNFFIQASENLLCLAMLGEPSGNPSIFGNIQQQNFHILYNNAQNTLSFKPTKCDSL